The following coding sequences are from one Candidatus Hydrogenedentota bacterium window:
- a CDS encoding ribonuclease HII gives MKPISSNFPKSEPMLAFEREAAALGFSRIAGVDEAGRGPLAGPIVAAAVILAEPVPGINDSKQLTAEQRETYFEQLMADGHAIGHAVIASAEIDQYGIQRANYGAMARAVQALNPTPDYLLIDGFAVPGLAQPQRKIVKGDSLSQSIAAASVIAKVIRDRLMVEYDEAYPEYGFARHKGYGTRAHLDAIARFGPCPIHRMSFAPLSRPRESGLLFEEPGS, from the coding sequence ATGAAACCGATCTCCTCAAACTTCCCGAAGTCCGAGCCCATGCTGGCTTTTGAGCGGGAAGCCGCCGCCCTCGGCTTCAGCCGAATCGCGGGGGTGGACGAAGCCGGCCGTGGGCCTCTTGCGGGTCCTATCGTCGCGGCGGCGGTCATCCTGGCGGAGCCGGTTCCCGGCATCAACGATTCCAAGCAGCTCACCGCCGAGCAGCGCGAGACGTATTTTGAGCAGTTGATGGCTGACGGCCACGCCATCGGACATGCGGTCATCGCATCGGCGGAAATCGACCAATATGGCATTCAGCGCGCCAACTATGGCGCAATGGCGCGGGCGGTTCAGGCGCTCAACCCGACACCGGATTATCTGCTGATCGATGGCTTCGCGGTGCCGGGTCTGGCCCAGCCCCAGCGAAAAATTGTGAAGGGCGACAGCCTCTCCCAGTCTATCGCGGCGGCCAGCGTGATCGCGAAGGTAATTCGGGACCGTCTGATGGTAGAATATGACGAGGCGTACCCGGAGTACGGGTTTGCGCGGCACAAGGGTTACGGCACCCGCGCCCATCTGGATGCGATAGCCCGCTTTGGCCCATGCCCCATACACCGGATGAGTTTCGCGCCGCTGAGCAGGCCGCGGGAGTCCGGCCTCTTGTTTGAAGAACCAGGCAGCTAA
- a CDS encoding tetratricopeptide repeat protein codes for MRETFKSIVWLCLLAGICGCSSVRAIGLENLNWRDESAPDPKAQAIARYIEAVVLAGQGKEDKSIEALSKIPELDPDAVTPTIQLIQVYLKQENYEAALSMCEKAVKQQPDQANLYVVLGEIYHRFKRYDEAMTALQTAIKLEPDSALGYGMLVELQQSRNDLTAAIDIYERLIELEPEKAELRYALALVLIRIDDKEGAIEALRKTLELDGRNMRAQYLLGVLYLETNQSEECIAQLRAYMDGRPNDMDAADNLAGAQARLGRFEQAIGLYQRILSSNQAQPQHHIASMYLHLRAKRFGEVAKLSPPQGAPYFDMIFRALADEESGASPQLLVKALDSTEGDFDAECGTFLNNILYLFGREDAGTWLLDATGRLADKHPDSRILQLLRARILMNMERHADALPILDAVLAKFTPDQWVHYYLAICHEELDHFEETERHLAAYMQFIPDDPDILNFLAYLYAENGVKLDEATALLNKAMAADPENPYYMDSMGWVYYKQGRGAEAVDLIQKAIYGMETDDAVLRDHLGDAYLLKGDVTRAREEWQRALRLDPDLPGLQQKLDQHKP; via the coding sequence ATGAGAGAAACCTTCAAGTCTATCGTATGGCTGTGCCTTCTTGCCGGTATCTGCGGCTGTTCCTCCGTGCGGGCCATTGGCCTCGAAAACCTCAATTGGCGCGACGAGAGCGCGCCGGACCCGAAGGCGCAGGCGATCGCCCGCTACATCGAGGCCGTCGTGCTGGCGGGGCAGGGCAAGGAAGACAAGTCCATCGAGGCCCTGTCCAAGATCCCCGAACTTGATCCGGATGCGGTCACGCCGACCATCCAGCTCATCCAGGTCTATCTCAAGCAGGAGAACTACGAGGCGGCCCTCTCCATGTGTGAGAAGGCCGTTAAACAGCAGCCGGACCAGGCCAACCTTTATGTCGTGCTCGGCGAGATCTACCACCGCTTCAAACGCTACGACGAGGCCATGACCGCCCTCCAGACCGCGATCAAGCTGGAGCCGGACAGTGCGCTGGGTTATGGCATGCTGGTGGAGCTGCAGCAGTCGCGCAATGACCTGACCGCCGCGATCGACATCTACGAGCGCCTTATCGAACTGGAGCCGGAGAAGGCCGAGCTCCGCTACGCCCTGGCGCTCGTGCTGATCCGCATCGACGACAAGGAGGGCGCCATTGAAGCCCTCCGCAAGACCCTCGAGCTGGACGGGCGCAACATGCGCGCCCAATACCTCCTCGGCGTCCTCTATCTGGAGACGAACCAGAGCGAAGAATGCATCGCCCAACTCCGCGCCTACATGGATGGGCGCCCGAATGATATGGACGCGGCGGACAACCTCGCCGGGGCCCAGGCCCGTCTCGGCCGCTTCGAGCAGGCCATCGGGCTCTATCAGCGAATCCTGAGTTCCAACCAGGCCCAGCCCCAGCACCACATCGCCTCCATGTATCTCCACCTGCGGGCCAAGCGATTCGGCGAAGTCGCCAAACTTTCCCCGCCCCAGGGCGCGCCCTATTTCGACATGATCTTCCGCGCGCTGGCCGATGAAGAGTCCGGTGCCTCCCCCCAGCTCCTCGTGAAGGCCCTGGACTCGACCGAGGGCGACTTCGACGCCGAGTGCGGCACCTTCCTGAACAATATCCTCTACCTCTTCGGGCGGGAAGACGCCGGGACCTGGCTCCTGGACGCGACCGGGCGACTGGCGGACAAGCACCCGGATTCGCGCATCCTCCAGCTCCTCCGCGCCCGGATTCTGATGAACATGGAACGACACGCGGATGCCCTGCCCATTCTGGACGCGGTCCTCGCCAAGTTCACCCCGGATCAGTGGGTGCACTACTATCTGGCCATCTGCCATGAGGAGTTGGACCATTTTGAGGAAACCGAGCGCCACCTGGCGGCCTACATGCAGTTCATTCCGGACGATCCGGATATCCTGAACTTCCTGGCCTATCTCTACGCCGAGAACGGGGTAAAGCTCGACGAAGCGACCGCCCTGCTGAACAAAGCCATGGCGGCCGATCCCGAGAATCCCTACTATATGGACAGCATGGGCTGGGTGTATTACAAGCAGGGCCGGGGCGCCGAGGCTGTGGATCTCATCCAGAAGGCGATTTACGGCATGGAAACCGATGACGCGGTACTCCGCGACCATCTGGGCGACGCCTATCTCCTGAAGGGCGATGTGACCCGCGCGCGGGAAGAATGGCAGCGGGCGCTCCGGCTCGATCCCGACCTGCCCGGACTCCAGCAGAAACTGGACCAGCACAAGCCCTGA
- a CDS encoding KH domain-containing protein, whose translation MKELIEFIARKMVEHPDDVQVLVAEGEESQNYELRVNPEDMGRIIGKNGRTAKAIRTLVSSAAAKTNVYANLEIVE comes from the coding sequence GTGAAAGAGCTTATCGAGTTCATCGCCCGGAAGATGGTGGAACACCCCGACGACGTGCAGGTGCTCGTGGCGGAAGGCGAAGAGAGCCAGAACTATGAACTCCGGGTAAACCCGGAGGACATGGGGCGGATTATCGGCAAGAATGGCCGTACGGCGAAAGCCATCCGCACGCTGGTGAGTTCCGCCGCCGCGAAGACCAACGTCTACGCCAACCTGGAAATCGTTGAGTAG
- a CDS encoding DUF4838 domain-containing protein, giving the protein MPNHLNRRTFLAAIPVISPALLAAEAKAEATTTPTKTPPRPTRGIVLYPFDLTLTDWPERCHRAGITTIALHAAIRLDVLIDFVQSDAGQDFLERCNKLDIAVEYELHAMGELLSREYFHKDPTLFRMDETGRRVVDANCNPFSSAALDIIAERAVRIAKILRPTTHRYFYWPDDGAKWDYSPEAKELNASDQALLVENHILRALRREVDPQAMLSHISYHSTLAAPKYVKPEEGIFLEFAPLQRDYTKSIADRDAATSRPNDQHPDPATNGGYLDILKENMVRFGADTTQVLEYWLDVSKFSNWNRPAVKLPWNSEVFQADITAYRAFGVKHISTFATYIDADYLRLHGDPQAQLDEYGKALQ; this is encoded by the coding sequence ATGCCGAACCATCTCAATCGCCGAACCTTCCTCGCCGCCATCCCCGTGATTTCGCCCGCGCTGCTCGCCGCCGAGGCAAAGGCGGAAGCCACAACGACGCCCACCAAGACCCCGCCGCGTCCCACGCGCGGCATCGTGCTCTATCCCTTTGATCTCACACTCACCGACTGGCCCGAGCGTTGTCACCGCGCGGGCATCACCACCATCGCGCTTCACGCCGCCATCCGCCTTGATGTGCTCATCGATTTCGTCCAGAGTGACGCGGGCCAGGACTTCCTCGAACGGTGCAATAAGTTGGACATCGCGGTGGAGTATGAATTGCATGCCATGGGCGAGTTGCTCTCGCGTGAGTACTTTCACAAAGACCCGACCCTCTTTCGCATGGACGAGACCGGGCGGCGTGTGGTCGATGCGAACTGCAACCCCTTTTCCAGCGCGGCCCTCGACATCATCGCGGAGCGGGCCGTGCGCATCGCGAAGATTCTTCGCCCGACGACCCACCGTTACTTCTACTGGCCCGACGACGGCGCCAAGTGGGACTACAGCCCCGAGGCGAAGGAACTCAATGCGAGCGATCAGGCGCTGCTTGTCGAAAATCACATACTCCGGGCGCTCCGGCGCGAGGTGGACCCCCAGGCCATGCTCTCCCACATCAGCTACCACAGCACCCTCGCCGCGCCGAAATACGTGAAACCCGAGGAAGGTATCTTCCTCGAATTCGCCCCGCTCCAGCGCGACTACACGAAGTCCATCGCCGATCGCGACGCCGCCACCAGCCGGCCCAACGACCAGCACCCCGACCCCGCCACCAACGGCGGCTATCTCGATATCCTCAAGGAAAACATGGTCCGCTTCGGCGCGGACACTACCCAGGTGCTGGAGTACTGGCTCGACGTATCCAAGTTCTCCAATTGGAACCGTCCCGCTGTCAAGCTGCCCTGGAACAGCGAAGTCTTCCAGGCCGACATCACCGCCTATCGCGCCTTCGGCGTGAAGCATATCTCCACCTTCGCCACCTACATCGACGCCGACTACCTCCGCCTCCACGGCGACCCCCAAGCCCAGCTCGACGAATACGGAAAGGCACTGCAATGA
- a CDS encoding PRC-barrel domain-containing protein: MDDTWRETGRVRSVNPRTRELRIAIRPGLGYVFAGLDWIHFQESPGRPLRCKVASIKSDESVAVVALAPGVSRDIVGRLKGVKVVVALEEWPARPGTDWRLADLIGMAVVQPSGEVLGTVCEVYEGPANDAFAVARPDGTRCILPAIDAVMVSVDGETATISTGDVSPFIVEA; the protein is encoded by the coding sequence ATGGATGACACGTGGCGCGAAACGGGCCGGGTGCGATCGGTGAATCCGCGCACCCGGGAACTCCGGATAGCGATCCGGCCCGGTCTGGGTTATGTGTTTGCCGGGCTGGATTGGATCCACTTTCAGGAATCGCCCGGCAGGCCGTTGCGTTGCAAGGTGGCTTCGATCAAGAGCGATGAATCGGTGGCGGTGGTGGCGCTCGCGCCCGGCGTGTCCCGCGATATCGTGGGCCGACTGAAGGGCGTGAAGGTGGTGGTGGCCCTGGAGGAATGGCCCGCCCGACCCGGTACGGACTGGCGGCTCGCCGATCTGATCGGCATGGCGGTGGTCCAGCCGTCGGGCGAAGTGCTCGGAACCGTCTGTGAAGTGTACGAAGGCCCCGCCAACGATGCCTTTGCGGTGGCCAGGCCCGACGGAACACGATGCATACTGCCGGCGATTGACGCGGTGATGGTGTCGGTGGACGGCGAAACGGCCACGATTAGTACGGGCGATGTGTCGCCCTTCATCGTGGAAGCGTAG
- the trmD gene encoding tRNA (guanosine(37)-N1)-methyltransferase TrmD has protein sequence MRIDILTLFPEMLAGPLQASLLGKALSDGRMEVALTNIRDFATDRHNTVDDSPYGGGAGMVMKCEPLFAAVESLRTRNSLKRVILMSPRGERLTQAKVRELAVQPDLVLICARYEGVDERVSQALVTEEISIGDYVLSGGELPALVLVEAMSRMIPGVIGDWESVETDSFYQGILGPPQYTRPPKFRELEVPGVLRDGNHAAIRRWRRREALRATRARRPDLLIDLEPEDKKLLAEIEQEAPISEREK, from the coding sequence ATGCGAATCGATATCCTCACCCTGTTTCCCGAAATGCTGGCGGGCCCCTTGCAGGCCAGCCTGCTCGGGAAGGCCCTCTCGGATGGCCGGATGGAGGTGGCGCTGACGAATATTCGGGATTTTGCCACGGACCGGCACAACACCGTGGACGACAGTCCCTACGGCGGCGGCGCCGGAATGGTGATGAAGTGCGAGCCGCTCTTTGCGGCGGTTGAAAGTTTAAGAACGCGAAATTCCCTGAAGCGGGTCATCCTCATGTCGCCCCGGGGCGAACGCCTTACCCAGGCCAAGGTCCGGGAACTGGCGGTCCAGCCGGATCTGGTGCTGATTTGCGCCCGCTACGAAGGGGTGGACGAACGGGTCTCCCAGGCCCTGGTGACCGAGGAAATTTCCATCGGCGATTATGTGCTCAGCGGGGGCGAATTGCCCGCGCTCGTGCTGGTGGAAGCCATGAGCCGGATGATTCCGGGCGTGATTGGCGACTGGGAGTCGGTGGAGACGGATTCCTTTTACCAGGGAATCCTCGGCCCGCCGCAGTATACCCGCCCGCCCAAGTTTCGAGAATTGGAAGTTCCGGGCGTGTTGCGCGACGGTAATCATGCCGCCATCCGCCGCTGGCGAAGACGGGAAGCCCTCCGGGCCACCCGCGCACGGCGCCCGGATTTATTGATAGATCTTGAGCCTGAAGATAAGAAACTGCTCGCCGAAATCGAGCAAGAAGCTCCGATTTCGGAGAGGGAGAAATAA
- the ffh gene encoding signal recognition particle protein, with protein MFESLSKKLESAFKNIRGQGRLTEANMEEALKEIRLALLEADVNFKVVKKFIDEVKEAAVGEKVLDSIAPGQQIVKIVHDELVKIMGTSGAPLKMADKAPTIIMLVGLQGQGKTTTAGKLALQLKKKGRKPLLVGADVYRPAAIKQLEVVAEQAGAEFFSLGEKADPVDTCLMARGEAQMRGCDVIILDTAGRLHVDTAMMDEVRRIQTQVTPHEILFVANAMTGQDAVNSAKQFHDALPLTGVILTQMDGDARGGAAISLIEVTGCPVKFVGTGEKLDALDTFHPRRMADQILGMGDVVSLVEKAQEVVDKEQAVAFQKKIKKGTMDLEDYLAQMRQVRKMGSVGDLMKKIPGMSKVMGSKPEMMEGAEEEMKYIEAIILSMTIKERQHPKIINGSRRRRIAVGSGTSIQEVNRLLKDFDKMKKMMKRIMGGVGGKRIRGAGPRFR; from the coding sequence ATGTTTGAAAGTCTTTCCAAAAAGCTAGAATCCGCCTTCAAGAATATTCGCGGTCAGGGTCGCCTGACGGAAGCGAACATGGAAGAGGCCCTGAAGGAGATCCGCCTGGCCCTCCTGGAGGCTGACGTCAACTTCAAGGTGGTGAAGAAGTTTATCGATGAAGTGAAGGAGGCGGCGGTCGGCGAGAAGGTGCTCGACAGCATCGCGCCGGGACAGCAGATTGTCAAGATCGTTCACGACGAACTCGTCAAGATCATGGGTACCTCCGGTGCGCCCCTGAAAATGGCGGACAAGGCGCCGACGATCATCATGCTGGTGGGCCTTCAGGGCCAGGGCAAGACGACGACGGCCGGCAAGCTGGCCCTGCAGTTGAAGAAAAAAGGACGCAAGCCCCTGCTGGTCGGCGCGGACGTGTACCGTCCCGCGGCCATCAAGCAGTTGGAAGTGGTGGCGGAGCAGGCGGGCGCGGAATTCTTCAGCCTCGGCGAGAAGGCGGATCCGGTGGATACCTGCCTGATGGCCCGAGGCGAAGCCCAGATGCGCGGTTGCGACGTGATTATTCTGGACACGGCGGGCCGTCTCCACGTGGACACGGCGATGATGGACGAAGTGCGCCGGATCCAGACGCAGGTGACGCCCCACGAAATCCTTTTCGTGGCCAACGCCATGACCGGCCAGGACGCGGTGAACTCCGCGAAGCAGTTCCATGATGCCCTGCCCCTTACGGGTGTGATTCTTACCCAGATGGATGGCGACGCCCGTGGTGGCGCGGCCATCAGCCTGATTGAAGTCACCGGTTGCCCGGTGAAGTTCGTGGGTACCGGCGAAAAGCTGGATGCGCTGGACACCTTCCATCCGCGCCGCATGGCCGACCAGATTCTGGGCATGGGCGACGTGGTGTCGCTGGTGGAAAAGGCGCAGGAGGTGGTGGACAAGGAGCAGGCGGTTGCCTTCCAGAAGAAGATCAAAAAAGGCACGATGGATCTGGAGGACTACCTTGCCCAGATGCGCCAGGTGCGCAAGATGGGCTCGGTGGGCGATCTGATGAAGAAGATTCCCGGCATGAGCAAAGTAATGGGCTCCAAGCCGGAAATGATGGAGGGTGCGGAGGAGGAGATGAAGTACATCGAGGCCATTATCCTCTCGATGACCATCAAAGAGCGGCAGCATCCCAAGATTATCAACGGGAGCCGCCGTCGGCGCATCGCCGTGGGCAGTGGAACCTCCATCCAGGAGGTGAACCGGCTCCTCAAAGATTTTGACAAGATGAAGAAGATGATGAAGCGGATCATGGGCGGTGTCGGCGGCAAACGCATTCGCGGCGCCGGTCCCCGTTTCCGCTGA
- a CDS encoding RNA polymerase sigma factor, translating into MMEQSIHNETEVIAAAARGDRRAFGQLVRAYQRRAYAAAYSLVGNRDDALELSQDAFVKAFKAMKRFDLSMPFYPWLHRIVRNTSLNHLKKKKRRGESSLNEMMESGFDAHDPALTPDDSASRVELLKHIQRAMDELTPEQQEILRLRHFMELSYGEIAASLEIPQGTVMSRLHGARKKLRTIMESLNQEAAAV; encoded by the coding sequence ATGATGGAGCAATCGATTCACAACGAAACCGAAGTGATTGCGGCCGCCGCGCGCGGTGACCGCAGGGCCTTCGGGCAATTGGTTCGGGCCTATCAACGGCGCGCCTATGCCGCCGCCTATAGCCTTGTCGGCAACCGGGACGACGCCTTGGAGCTGTCGCAAGATGCTTTCGTGAAAGCCTTTAAGGCCATGAAGCGTTTCGACTTATCCATGCCCTTCTACCCGTGGCTGCACCGGATCGTGCGCAACACGAGCCTGAACCATCTGAAAAAGAAGAAGCGCCGGGGGGAGTCGTCTCTCAATGAGATGATGGAAAGTGGCTTTGACGCCCACGACCCGGCTCTGACTCCGGACGACAGCGCGTCGCGCGTGGAACTGCTCAAGCATATCCAGCGCGCGATGGATGAGTTGACGCCCGAACAACAGGAGATACTCCGCCTCCGCCATTTCATGGAGCTGTCCTATGGCGAAATCGCGGCGTCGCTCGAAATTCCCCAGGGTACCGTAATGTCGCGATTGCACGGCGCCCGCAAGAAATTGCGCACGATCATGGAATCGCTCAACCAGGAGGCCGCCGCAGTCTGA
- the rplS gene encoding 50S ribosomal protein L19, giving the protein MNLVEEISKKQMKAAGSIPQFNVGDTVKVHFRIVEGEKERIQVFEGVVISRKSGECPNATFTVRRVAFNEGVERVFPLHSPRVEKVEVTREGQVRRAKLYYLRDRMGKASRVKAKQRKTVAK; this is encoded by the coding sequence GTGAACCTGGTAGAAGAAATCAGCAAGAAGCAGATGAAGGCCGCCGGCTCTATCCCCCAGTTCAATGTGGGCGACACGGTAAAAGTTCACTTCCGCATTGTGGAAGGCGAAAAGGAACGCATCCAGGTGTTCGAAGGGGTCGTCATCAGCCGCAAGAGCGGCGAATGCCCCAACGCCACCTTCACGGTCCGTCGCGTCGCTTTCAACGAAGGCGTCGAGCGCGTATTCCCCCTGCACTCGCCCCGCGTCGAAAAGGTGGAAGTGACCCGCGAAGGCCAGGTACGCCGCGCGAAGCTTTACTACCTCCGCGACCGCATGGGCAAGGCCTCCCGCGTCAAGGCGAAGCAGCGCAAGACCGTCGCGAAGTAA
- a CDS encoding DUF3592 domain-containing protein — MALHQHRKHIRTGPAEIALILLLAGLVVFAVSGSLSVPGSDWQQAEGTVLSMHRVQNASSALGTPYRIHVAYQYQVGGTTYTDAWEGEWPTSLSPNALPEAEWSRLEEPGFPLLVLYDPEFPGRNSLHATQNHYPVWWLRLSIAVSVLVLWCLFALYPRWKARH; from the coding sequence GTGGCACTACATCAGCACAGGAAGCACATCCGGACCGGACCGGCGGAGATCGCACTGATTCTCCTGCTGGCCGGTCTTGTTGTATTCGCCGTGAGCGGATCCCTTTCCGTGCCCGGCTCGGACTGGCAGCAGGCCGAGGGCACGGTGCTGTCCATGCACCGGGTGCAAAACGCGAGCAGCGCCCTGGGCACCCCCTACCGGATTCACGTCGCGTATCAGTATCAGGTCGGGGGCACAACCTACACCGACGCCTGGGAGGGGGAGTGGCCCACCAGTCTCAGCCCGAACGCCCTGCCCGAAGCGGAATGGTCGCGTCTGGAAGAGCCGGGCTTTCCGTTGCTGGTGCTCTACGACCCCGAGTTTCCGGGGAGAAACAGCCTGCACGCAACGCAGAACCACTACCCGGTCTGGTGGTTACGCCTTTCTATTGCCGTCTCCGTTTTAGTATTGTGGTGTCTCTTTGCGCTATACCCGCGCTGGAAAGCTCGTCACTAG
- the aspS gene encoding aspartate--tRNA ligase, translating into MHPFRTHTCGVLRKEQAGEKVRLSGWVHRKRDHGGVIFIDLRDHYGLTQIVINPDSPCFPDAERSRNESVLTVTGEVILRAPEAVNPNMVTGEIEIIARELIVESLSDILPFPVNQELDSPEEMRLEHRFLDLRRERLHSNILLRSKTAALVRKYMTDHGFTEFHTPILTSSSPEGARDYLVPSRHYPGHFYALPQAPQQFKQLLMVSGFDRYFQIAPCFRDEDSRADRSPGEFYQIDIEMSFVTQDEIFAQLEGLLCTIFKELSNKKIVSEVFPRIPYLESMEKYGNDKPDIRFGLEMVDCTDLFGQCELKVFASQVETGGAVKVIKAKGAADQPRKFFDDAEKYAKTQGAKGLAWVALRDGEMKGPIVKFLSESEKAALVERMGAVEGDALFFGAGKRAETNALLGKVRTYLGEALELIDKSLAAFCWIVDFPMFEYNEDHKKVDFSHNPFSMPQGGMEALLTKDPLDVLAYQYDIVCNGIELSSGAIRNHRPDIMLKAFEIAGYNEDVVKNEFPALWKAFHFGAPPHGGIAPGLDRIVMLLADEPNIREVIAFPLNQKAQDLLMAAPNTVKPGQLEELHLQIKYPPEPEKK; encoded by the coding sequence ATGCATCCCTTCAGAACTCACACGTGCGGCGTATTGCGCAAGGAACAGGCTGGCGAGAAGGTCCGCCTTTCCGGCTGGGTCCACCGCAAGCGCGATCACGGCGGTGTTATTTTCATTGATCTCCGCGACCATTACGGGCTGACGCAGATTGTTATTAATCCGGACAGCCCCTGCTTTCCCGATGCGGAGCGTTCGCGGAATGAGAGCGTGCTGACGGTGACGGGCGAAGTGATCCTGCGCGCGCCGGAGGCGGTGAATCCGAACATGGTCACGGGCGAAATCGAAATTATCGCCCGCGAGCTTATTGTGGAGTCTCTTTCGGACATCCTGCCCTTCCCGGTGAACCAGGAGCTGGATTCGCCGGAGGAAATGCGCCTGGAGCACCGCTTCCTGGATCTGCGCCGGGAGCGCCTGCACAGCAACATCCTGCTGCGCTCCAAGACGGCGGCGCTGGTGCGGAAGTACATGACGGACCATGGCTTCACGGAGTTCCACACGCCGATCCTCACCAGCTCCTCGCCGGAAGGTGCGCGGGACTATCTGGTGCCGAGCCGCCATTACCCCGGCCATTTCTACGCCCTGCCTCAGGCGCCGCAGCAGTTCAAGCAGTTGCTGATGGTTTCGGGCTTCGACCGTTATTTCCAGATCGCGCCCTGTTTCCGTGATGAGGACTCCCGGGCGGACCGCAGTCCCGGCGAGTTCTATCAGATCGATATCGAGATGTCCTTCGTGACGCAGGACGAGATCTTCGCCCAGCTTGAAGGGCTGCTCTGCACGATCTTCAAGGAACTGTCGAACAAGAAAATCGTCTCCGAAGTGTTCCCGCGCATCCCCTACCTGGAGTCGATGGAGAAGTACGGCAACGACAAACCGGATATCCGCTTTGGCCTGGAGATGGTGGATTGCACGGACCTTTTCGGCCAGTGCGAGCTGAAGGTTTTCGCGAGCCAGGTGGAGACGGGCGGCGCGGTGAAGGTGATCAAAGCGAAGGGCGCGGCGGACCAGCCCCGGAAGTTCTTCGACGACGCGGAGAAGTACGCCAAGACCCAGGGTGCCAAGGGCCTCGCGTGGGTGGCGCTGCGCGACGGCGAGATGAAGGGGCCCATCGTGAAGTTCCTCAGCGAGAGCGAGAAAGCCGCGCTGGTGGAGCGTATGGGCGCGGTGGAGGGCGATGCGCTCTTCTTCGGCGCGGGCAAGCGCGCGGAGACGAACGCGCTGCTGGGCAAGGTGCGCACTTATCTGGGCGAGGCGCTCGAACTCATCGACAAGTCCCTGGCGGCCTTCTGCTGGATCGTGGACTTCCCCATGTTCGAGTACAACGAAGATCACAAGAAAGTGGACTTCAGCCACAACCCCTTCTCCATGCCCCAGGGCGGGATGGAGGCGCTGTTGACGAAGGACCCGCTGGACGTGCTGGCCTATCAGTACGACATCGTGTGCAACGGCATCGAGCTGAGCTCCGGCGCTATCCGCAACCACCGTCCGGACATCATGCTGAAGGCCTTCGAGATCGCCGGATACAATGAAGATGTGGTGAAGAACGAATTCCCGGCCTTGTGGAAGGCTTTCCACTTCGGCGCCCCGCCCCACGGTGGCATCGCGCCCGGCCTGGACCGCATCGTGATGCTGCTGGCCGACGAGCCGAACATCCGCGAGGTCATCGCCTTCCCGCTGAATCAGAAGGCGCAGGATCTGCTGATGGCCGCGCCGAACACGGTAAAGCCGGGCCAGCTCGAAGAGCTCCACCTGCAGATCAAGTATCCGCCAGAGCCGGAGAAGAAGTAA
- the rpsP gene encoding 30S ribosomal protein S16: protein MATSIRLRRGGRTHKPYYRIVVIDSRHRDRGPEIDSLGVYHPCARPEPISEVDVHKTLEWLNKGAQPSETAKSLLRKLGVMKHHAEGTKPEETVVAVKGGVVPDKGYNAAPPVKEKPAAVEAPAEEAAETEEAAAE, encoded by the coding sequence ATGGCAACCAGCATTCGTTTGCGCCGGGGTGGACGCACCCACAAACCCTACTACCGCATCGTGGTTATCGACTCCCGCCACCGGGATCGCGGTCCCGAGATCGACAGTCTCGGCGTGTACCATCCCTGCGCGCGCCCCGAGCCGATCTCCGAAGTGGACGTTCATAAGACCCTTGAGTGGCTGAACAAAGGCGCCCAGCCTTCCGAGACCGCCAAGAGCCTGCTGCGCAAACTCGGCGTGATGAAACACCACGCCGAAGGTACGAAGCCCGAAGAGACCGTCGTTGCGGTGAAGGGCGGCGTAGTGCCGGATAAGGGTTACAACGCAGCGCCTCCGGTTAAGGAAAAGCCCGCCGCGGTCGAAGCGCCCGCGGAAGAGGCGGCCGAAACCGAAGAAGCGGCGGCGGAATAA